The DNA sequence ATAAAAGGAACAAACCAAGTGCTGAAAGTATTTTATCCACAATTCACTCAAGTAGCAAATGAAGAAGCAGAAATATATCATCTCCTAAGCGGGATTGATTTTTTTCCAACCCTATATGATTATGGACCAAACTACTTAGTCATTGATTTCATTGACGGAAATACGTTGTTCGATTGTCTCCATAACGGGGTACAAATTACAGAACAAAGTATACAAGAAATTGATATTGCACTTCATGAAGCTAAAGCTAGAGGGTTAAACCCTTCAGATGTTCATTTGAAAAATATAATGTTAACGAAAGATGGAAGAATTCGCTTAATTGATGTTGCTCGTTTTAGACAAACAAAAGCTTGTCAGCAATGGAATGATTTAAAGGCAGCGTTTAATCGGTTTTATAAGCATAAACTGTTTCCTAAGAAGCTACCCGTTTTTTTACTTAACACAATTGGTGCGTTGTATAAAAAACGTATACTTGTTCTTGCTAGATAAAAGGAGCTCTCCACACCTCAATGTGGAAAGCTCTCTTTTTACACCAAAAGAAGACAGTAAAATGTATAAATTATTGTCCATCTTGAGGCCTTACATCTTTTTCTTCTTGACCTATCGCTTCCATTCCTATTTGTTCTTGTACATTTTGTTGGATTTTTCGTTTTTCCATTTCTTCATTGTTAAATGTTAAATCAGGCTGAATGTTGTTATTTCTCGCGGCCTGTTTGTTCCAATCGCCCATGTTATCACCCCCGAAGTCGAATATGATTAGTATGTGAAGTTAGAAAGTCTTATACACGGATCGACAAACAAACGTAAAGACTAAAGTTTAATTTCTTGCTTTTTCCTATTTTCAATGCTATTATTCATTACAATTAAATACTTTCCTTCGGGGCAGGGTGA is a window from the Bacillus alkalicellulosilyticus genome containing:
- a CDS encoding serine/threonine protein kinase yields the protein MKSFNELAQSVFLRKDGRKIELLQKDDSLQLIGVGRSAYAFKIKGTNQVLKVFYPQFTQVANEEAEIYHLLSGIDFFPTLYDYGPNYLVIDFIDGNTLFDCLHNGVQITEQSIQEIDIALHEAKARGLNPSDVHLKNIMLTKDGRIRLIDVARFRQTKACQQWNDLKAAFNRFYKHKLFPKKLPVFLLNTIGALYKKRILVLAR